Genomic segment of Chionomys nivalis chromosome 17, mChiNiv1.1, whole genome shotgun sequence:
TCCCCGGAGCTGGCAGGGCACATCAGGGTGGGTGTGTCTGGGCTCAGCCCAGAGAGAGAGGACAGGGCATGAGGCTGTGCAGAGTCCCGAGTGGGAATGGAAGCAATGTTCAGATTCCAGCTGAGAGGGCAGGACAGGCTTCTCTTTGTTCCTCCCCCACTGTTCTCCACTGTGCCTGAGCTCAAGGGCTGCAAGAGGCCAAAAGAACAGCTTAGAAAAGCAGAGGCTGTCAGCATCCCCAAAAGGTGACCACGGGAGTCggacatggtggtacacgcctttaagcccagttactcaggaggcagaggcaggtggatttctgagtttgaggccagcctggtctacagaacaagtcccagaacagacagggctacacagagaaatcctgtcttgaaaaacaaaaacagccaggcggtggtggcacatgcctttaatcctagcactcaggggcagaggcaggtgaattgaatttctgtgagtttgaggccagcatggattgcagagcaagttccaggacaggctccaaagctacacagagaaaccctgtgtcaaaaaacaaacaaacaaaaaagaaagaaagaaaaaacaacagaccaaacaacaataacaacaacaagaagacagCCATGGGCTGGGGAAATACTCCATAGGTGGAAATGTTTGCTGTATAAGCATGAGTTGgcttcccaacacccacatcaaaTTCAGGTGTACCTATAACCCctgcactagggaagcagaaaaaggaggTTCCCGGGAGTTTGTGGGGCAGGCACCCCAGCTAAACCAGCAAGCTCCACGTTCATtgacagactctgtctcagaaaagaaaatggagtgtgacctctgacctctacatgcaggcacacatccGTGCAAGCACAACCTGtccatatgcacacacgtgtgaacAGGGTCACACATACGGTGGCCACAGTGTCAGTTAACAATCTTTCCGGAGGACCTAGGGAGGCAGACTTTCTCCCCCTTGCCCTGTAAAGTGGGAACATAAGAAAATGAAGTACGGAGACCTGAGTGTCTCGCCAATGCCTCACTGTGTGACGGCAGCAAGTCCATTTCCCCTTTTGGTTCTGCGGCTTTGAACAGCTTTCCACAGCTTCATGAAAGGCCAAAGAAATTATAGGTGTGAACAGACAAGAAAATACGAATTCCAAGGCCacaattctttgtgtgtgtggctaAATTTAGGGTTTTATACATGGTCGGTACACAATCTACAACCAGGCTAACCCTAGCTCCAGAGGCCTCGATTTTCACAGCTCACGTGGAGTGAGTACAGCTTACTCTAACACTGCCATGAGCGTCTTCGAGGTTCCCTGAGGTTCTTCTTAGAGCAACCTGGAAATGGGGCTACACCACTGCTTACCAAATACCCCTGGCTCTCCAGGTCTCAGGATGCTGTAGGATTTTACTTTCCTACGTTGCTGTAATGGGTGGGTCATCCAGCTAGTTCTGGCCAGAGTTGTAATTAGGCCAAAGCCTTTAGCAGCTGGCAAGGGGGTCACTAATCTTCAGTTTGTGGCAATACTGGCAAAGCTCTGGAAGGCTCTATCGGGTCCCAGAGTGAAGATGACTTAGTTGGTCCACAGTGTTGTGGACAGGAAGCATAAGCGAGAAGCCAGCTTTTGGTGTTATAAACCCCGAGGATTTTGGAATGGTGTGTGACCTACACTGTCTAACCCAGCCCCTATTACAGCACAAAGTGGAACTTAGAGAGACGAAGTTCAAAATCACATGTTTGAGAGATCTCCTAGCACATGCCTCTAGTCAGGGAGGCCACTATAACGGTTGGAGTGGCGGTCTCTGTTCTTGTCTATGTCTTTGATGGGAAAACGGGAGATGTAAAGGAGGCCATTGCCACTTTTGGCCACTAGAGGGCAGCTAGACCCAAGTTTGTAATTGTTAGACAACTCTTGAGCCCCAGACTCTCAAATCTGTGGGTGGCCGCCAGTAACTGAATGTGGGGGCAGTGAAAACTGGGCACAACAAGGTGTCTGAGTGCACAACAACCAAAAACTAATTCAAACTCAAACTCTACATGAATCTGTGGTGTTTCCGCCAACTCCTGTGTGATGGCTGTGTCTCCTTGGTAGTGAACATTCAAAGTTCATAACCAGCTTTGGCCTGCACATACCAGCACTCCATATACCACCAATGAATGCCACCTAAAACACCACAGAGACTGTGGAATATTACAAATTGCAGTGTTTTTGCTGCTATTGTAGAAACATAATGACGTAATGACGGAAAGTGAAGTCGGTATTTTCCCACTGTCAATCTTCATCAAAGTACAAAATGAGTTCAGGCCGTAGTGGTGTGGGAATCCTCCGTCACCGGAGGCCTGAGGAGCAGAAGTTTAAGGCCATTCTTGGGAGTTTAAGGATGACTTGGTGTACGTGAGCCCATCTGGGACAAAAACACTCCTGTTTTCTGTTGTATCTGGAGTTTCGTAAGAGTCATTAAGGGAAATTTGACTTGGGAGTAGGGAAGAATTCCTAAGAATTTCTGAACACATTCCTGCTGTTATTATACTTCTGATTTATGCAAAGTGGCATTCTCAGTATTGTTagttataaaatcaaaatgtcttccaggcgtggtggcacacttctttaatcccagaacttggaaggcagaggcaggcggatttccgtgactttgaggctagtctggtctacagagtgagttccaaggtagccagggttacacagagagaaacactgtctcggacaaaaacaaaaaccaaaccaaaacaacaacaacaaaacaaaatagccatCAATTCTAAAAAACCCTGAAGATGCTTGGCATGCTATGGTATTGGGCAAACAGCTAAGATTTAGAtcttttgtaaaaataaacaagcatatGCATCTCATTAATATGCAAATTTACCTTTTGTCTTTAACAAATGGTAAGATTTTACGTGtaccaaagaattgttttaaaataaatttttttcaaattaatgttatttgtttttgtgaagggattgaactcagggccttaaaGCATGCTAGCCAAGGGCTCTACTACACTCTACCTCAGGTAAGATGAATTTCTCTGAATTATTATTAGTAAGTACTGGGTTTATATACTTACATTATATACTTGTATACATGAGGTTGACTATAAGTTTCTTGCCTACAGGGGCGGCGGGTGGAAAGATTATAAACGGTTTGCTCGAAGCCAgcagtggagggagaggagagaggcagccCAGCAGGTGGAAACAGAGATAGATACGACTTAGGTACTGTTCtgaatggagggaggagggagcagtCTAGATCTCCAGGCAGGAAGAAATCACGTGAGAAATCTCTAACTAGAAAGACAGCTGAGATCTAAGAGTCCATCCACCCTCTCGTcccagacatggtttctctgtgtagccctggctgttctggaactcactctgtagaccaggctgacctcgaactcagagatccgcctgcctctccctctggagTGCTGCCCAGCCTATCAGCCAGGAGTCTTAGGGTGAGTGGTCAGGCAAGGAGAACCCAGCACCCCTGACTTCAGGGCTGCTTGATCACCAGGAGGTGATGCCATGGAGCAGGGTGGGCTCTACAGagcttgccccctccccctgggtGTCCAGGTAGACTTTGTGTCCCTCCCCCAgccatgtctttctttccttgggGGGGGCCgctcaaaatgtgtgtgtgtgtgggggggggagaactCAGACagtgcccctcccccctccactgtGATTTCTCGCAGGTTGCCCTGGTAACCGGAGCATAACCAGCTTTGGAAACCTAAAGCCTGAAAGAAGAGAGAACAGGATAAGAGGGGAGGACCCTAGGCCCACATAGCCACAATTCAGTCGCTGTACAAAAACACTGAGTGGCTCTTGCCAGGCCCTCGGGCCCAGAGAAGTCTAAGGGCCAGGTCTTTCAGACCTGGGCTGTCCAATCTAGTAGACACACATTCGGATGACATCAAATCAAATATTCAGGTCCTTGGTCATCAGAGAACAATGGTGGGTGCCCAGGAGCCAGCCGTGGCTAGTGGCTATTTTATTGGGCAGTTGAGATATAGAACATTTCCATTATCACAGAAAGTTCTATCGGCCAGGCCAGAAGCTCACTCGGCAAGGAGAGCAGCACACAGGAAGGCAGGCCAGATCCCGCAGCATTGTGGAGTACAGCGTCCTCGCTGGCAAAAAGCAAGTGGCAAGGTGATGATTAGAGGCGGAACCAGGGGCGTTTCGCTCAGCTCCTGGTTCAGAGGGAGTGTCTGGGGGATGTCTGTTTGTGTGCACTGTGGCTGACGTGAGAGGATCTGTTTACACCTCTGTCGTCCTGAGCAGACTCTAAGCTCCCTCCACCTGACTCAGTGCCTGGCACAGAGTTAAGTTCCTGGCCTGTGGTGGCTCTTCCCTCCGCCGTCCTTATGACACCACCGTGACAGAGGCAGCTGGGTGCTGGGGGACACATAAAAGGgtatcagtcccagtccagtggCCAGGGGCTGCTGAGAATCTGCCTCATCAGAGGCAGCTTGGGTGGGTTTGTGGAGTTCTCTGAGGTCAGGCCTGGGGCCAGTTATTCATACCCTGAATTTTAGTCGAGGATGTGTCCAAAGCAAACTGGATCTCAGAGAATGGTTGTGAAGGGTACAGATGCACACTCAGAAATTCCAGCTTGAGGCAAGATCTCAGGCGCATGGTCACAGATAGCCCCAGGGTCACCGAACTCAAAGGGGGTTgcagagggaaggcaggagggaagtTGACATGGGGCAAAAAGAGTAACCTCATCATTGGTGTAACCCTGTTCTCTCTTACTGGTGAGAGAACCTCTCAAGGGGCCAGTCTTGGAGACAAGAACACATGGAGAGGTGGAACGCCAGGGCATCCCCTCCCTAGCGGCCCTGTGTTCAGGGCTGCGCAGCTGGCTGACTCCCATAGCTCTGTGGGATTCCAGAGACTCAGAGAAACCATTCACTGCCACCCACACTCCACCCAGATCTTCCCTGCCCAGCGCCCAGCCCAGCTGCTGGGCTTGTAGCTAGAGGGTCAAGGCAGGAGAGAGCTGGGTCCCTCCGTTTGTGGTCCCCTAAGAGGACCCAGGAAAAGAGGTCTCTGAGCCAGGTCACATGGCCGGCCTCTGGGTGCAGAGGAGCGGGTGGGGTCTACAATTGGTCCAGTTTCCCTGACTGAAAACTACCGGCCCCTTTTCTGAATTCTGATCAAGGtaggtgtgtgcacacgtgtgtgcgcgcgcgcgtgtgtgtgtgtatgtgtatgtgtgtgtgtgtacctgcacatTGGGAAGGATAGGACCAATGTGTTCGTGGCACATGGGGCTCAGAGGAGCTAGGGATATGGTGACATAAGAACAATGTGATCTTAGGGCTTGTGGCCAAGGGCAGTGTGACCATGGTGTGCCCAGGGGCCTGTGATGTGAGCAATGAGCAAGAGGTCAGAGCTGCAGGGCTGTGCCAAATTGAGAAGGGGCAACGACTGGACAGTCTTGATACGGATACGCGGCTGGTGATGAAGGCTGAGGACGTCACTTAAGGCGCAATGAGGATGCCCGGGCGCCCTGCCTTTGCTGTCTCCTGTTCCAAACTTCAGAGAGATGGCTACGACATCACTCTCCTCCGCCAGTCCCTTACACTCAGATAATTCTTCCCACCAGCATTGGCCTGGTTCCCCAAGCAGGCTGTTGGTGTTGAAAATAACGGAAATAACTTTGTCCCAGAGGCTGAGTTCTGGGCAGCTCAGAGAGGTCACCAGTTAGCCACCCAGGGAACCCTGGAGACCACCTCAGGGAGTGTGGTTCATCTAACCAGACTACCTGGCAGCGTGGGAGGATCGGTCTGGGTATTCCCTTCTCTCTCAACTCCCTGTCCCCAGGCAGCCTTCTCTCACCCTGTCCCTGACCCACCTCACAGTCCACAGAGCCCGTCTTCAATCACGCCCCGCAGATTGCCTACTCTCAATCCAATTTCCAGCAATCTCCCTTTCGACCTGCCTTCGAATGGCTATTCGTAACAGCAGACTGCAGGACCTGAGCAGCTTTGCAGCCTGGCCtgtgctcccacccccacccccgagtTTACCTTCAGCCTTATCTGCACCCTGCCAGGCACAGCAGGAGCCCCGTGCTGGGTTTTCAGAAGACTTCATTTTCTCACATTTGGGCTTAGGAGCTGCCCAATGCCAGGCACAGCTGACATCCAAACTGACTCAGGCTTTTCCCAGACGTCTTTCCCACCACTAGTCCAGCTCAGGGGTCCTTTCCTAGTTTGCTGCAGAATCCTCTTCCAGGGTCCCTGCCAGAGCTGTCCAGAGAGAACAGCCACACTCAGAcccaagaaaagagaaagctgaaCCCCATCctgggttctctcatgtcagggGCAAGTTGCTCGTCAGCCGAGCCTACAGTGGGATGCTGAAGAGGCAGGTGTGTGAGGTGCATGTCAGTCTGTAGCAGGTGGAAGGTCGGGCTATATAGGAGAACACACACTCTATTAAGGACTCAACAAGCCTCCAAATAAGTTCCCTTCAGGTTGCTAGCGCCATCTGCTGGTTGGGAGGAGGACAGTTGAGACCTCATCCTTGTCTGCCTTCCTCTCTTGTGATTGCCTCAGGGAAAGCTGAACAGCCCGGATGGACCACGACTTTGCACCTCCTCCTCCAGAGATGCAGCCGCACAGGGCTCCAGGCCCCAGATCTTTCTCCCGCGGCCACATGCTGGGGCGCCACACCCACCAAAAGCTCACCAGAGATGTGTCCCCCCTCATCCCTGTCATCAAGAAGACTGTCCACTTGAACGCCTTCCCCCAAGGCAATGTCCTACAGACTTTCAGTCAGCCAAGCCTTAGATCCAAGGCCTGGAGTATGTCCCAACAGGGCAGCATAGGGCCCCTgggctctctgcctcccaatagcTTTATGCCCAGGAAACTCAGCTCTATTTCCTTAACGATTCGCCAGAACGTCCAAGCGCAGCCCCTGGATGCCCCACTTTCTCATTGGGAAGAGTTGTCCAATTTGGGCAAGGAGGTACTCACCCATGGAGAAGGCAGGCCGTCCACTTCAAGATCACCATCCATGGCCCCAGTGCCAAGGGACAGGACCTCCTCTGAAGGCCATGGGAACCCAGATCTTACCAAAGCCAACAGGACACCCTCAGGGGATAAGCCTCTGGTGTCTTCACATCTGACTTTGCCATTCCAATCTCAGCACACTCAGAGTTCGGGCCCTGTGGCTCAAGTCCAAACCAGAACCTCTCCAGGAAGAGGCAAGTCCAAGCCCAGGGGTATTCCCAGATCCCGAGCGTACCTCCAAAGGGCTACTCCTTCTCCTTCTACAAATTTGTCTGCTGTAGGCACAAAATTAGATATAGCCAGAAATTTAGGCACAATGGTCATCAACAGACCTGAGCTGGCTATCAATATGTCCACACCAAACCCATCCAGAATGGTCAGAGACACTGAACTTCCTAAGATGGGCATGACCGTTGACTTACCTATAGCGTCCAAGGCAGGAAAAGTCACAGATTCGGTGATAACAGGCCCACCCAAACTAGGCACAGCCATGAATTTAGCTGGAGCAGGGACAACCAAGCCAGGCCAGGTTCTGAATTTGGTAACTGCAGACTCAGACAAGCTGGAAAATGTCATGGTTATGACCACGGAGGACTCAGCCATGGCTTTGGAAATACCAGATCAAACTGATCTGGGCATAACCAGGTTGGACACAGCCATGGCTTTGGCTGGAGTCAATATAGCCAAGCTGGACACAACTGCAGATTCTTCTGTGTTGGACACAAGCAGACTGGAAACAGCCATGGATTCAGTTGTGCTGGTCTGCCCAGTCACTGGTGAAACCAAGCTAGACATTGTCAATCACCTGACCATCGCGGACGCTGCAACCTATTCTCTAATGCCAAGCAGAAGCACAGACTCAGGCCAGGACTATGCCGCTGTGGATGCTGCCACAGACAGTGCCACCGAGCCTACCTTGCTGGAACTGGCCAGAGAACCCAAAGGTAAGCGCAAGAACTTGGTTGGGAGGTGGTGTTGCTAGGGGAGCAAGGATGCAACAGTCTCTATAGGTTGGGAAAAAGAATGGGGACTCTAGGGTCGGAATCGAAAGGGTGACAGAAATGGGGACGAGGGTTGAGGggctaaagagaagcagtatgTCCCCCAAACCAAGGTACTGGAAGCCAGGCCGAGGGAAGCCACCAGGAGGAAGGTTCACAGCTTAAGCTGTGGAAAAGCAGACTGAGTCCTCTCTTGGCCATGACCTATGCTTCTTCTTTAGTTCTCTGAAAAGTCAGGATAATTTGGTGAGTCCGGCTTAAAGGAaagtctgagtttgaggccagcctggtctacagagcaagtttcaggacagccagggcaacacagagaaatccatctcaaaaaaaaaaaaaaaaaaaaaaaaccacgaccaaaaccaaacaacaacaacaacaaaaagtctaaAGCACAAAAAAACAGGCAAAACCCTCAGTCAGTTGTGACTTATCTACCAGTAGCCTGCCATCTCAGTGCTTCTGTGGGTGAGATAAAGCCCCACCTCAGGTCTCCAGGAGACCTAAATCAAATCATAAATAACTTTGTAGGAGATTTGCTTTTAAAAGGTacatcagctgggtggtggtggcacacacctttaatcccagcacttgggaggcagagacaggtggatctttgtgagtctgaggccagcctgatctacaaagtgagttccaggacagggtctaaagctacacagagaaactctatcttgaaaaaccaaaaaagtgtaCAGCCAGGCAAAGGATaaggaggataagaagttcaaggctaatctTACCTGGAAATCTTTCTTGACTGTAGTTCTTTTAAagttgaaggagagagagagagggagagagagagagagagagagagagagagagagagagagagatctataaAGAGGTCAGTACAAAGGCTAGAAATCCTATGACTGTCTCGGAGAGGTTTGTGGCATACCCGAAGTCATACCAGAGTTAAATGGTGGCAGTACATCAATTGGAAACCAGACTTGGCCAAATTTCCAAAAGCTCAGGTTCTGGGACAGGAAGAAGGCTCGGAGAGTACCCAGTACAGTGCTTGAACAGGGAGCTGGGCTTGTCAAAGCCTTTCTCATCCCTCTCAGCACACAGCCTAGTCCTCACTCTTGCTGTGTGAGCCCGGCTCTCCATCTTCagctctgctcttttctgaaatgcAGAAGGCTACATCTGCTGGGCTCCTCCACCTGGGTATCTCCAGACCATGTCTAGAGTCAGGGAACCCTTTTCTTCTACGACAGTGGTTCGCGACCTCCACAGGGGTCACAGATcacatatcctgcatatcagatatttaccttatgattcataacagtggtaaaattacagtcatgaagtaggacgaaacaattttatggttgagggtcatcaTGACacgaggaactgtactaaagggttgcagcccttggaaggttgagaaccactgctctagaaacaGTTGCTGCCCTCCCTGCTCCGTCTCTCAGCTGCTGGCACAACCCATCTTTGATACAGTGATCAGATCCCCAGGTAACCTGCcgtcctcattttcttccttttccatcccATTCTGTTTGTTATCAATCCAATTTATGCATCTTCTCTGTACTTGACCAGCtgtcactccttccttccttccttccttccttccttccttccttccttccttccttccttccttcttcttttctttctttctttttttcttttttctttctttctttctttctttctttctttctttctttctttctttcttttttttttttgagacaatatatctatgtatccctggctgtcctggaactaactatgtagaccaggctgacctcaaacacagagatccacctgcctccacctcccaagtgctggggttaaagatgtgtgccaccacaccccacaGCTGTCATCGCTTTGTATCCTTCTTCCGTCCTCCACAAAACTGCCACAGGGATTAGC
This window contains:
- the Septin3 gene encoding neuronal-specific septin-3 isoform X2; its protein translation is MDHDFAPPPPEMQPHRAPGPRSFSRGHMLGRHTHQKLTRDVSPLIPVIKKTVHLNAFPQGNVLQTFSQPSLRSKAWSMSQQGSIGPLGSLPPNSFMPRKLSSISLTIRQNVQAQPLDAPLSHWEELSNLGKEVLTHGEGRPSTSRSPSMAPVPRDRTSSEGHGNPDLTKANRTPSGDKPLVSSHLTLPFQSQHTQSSGPVAQVQTRTSPGRGKSKPRGIPRSRAYLQRATPSPSTNLSAVGTKLDIARNLGTMVINRPELAINMSTPNPSRMVRDTELPKMGMTVDLPIASKAGKVTDSVITGPPKLGTAMNLAGAGTTKPGQVLNLVTADSDKLENVMVMTTEDSAMALEIPDQTDLGITRLDTAMALAGVNIAKLDTTADSSVLDTSRLETAMDSVVLVCPVTGETKLDIVNHLTIADAATYSLMPSRSTDSGQDYAAVDAATDSATEPTLLELAREPKGLPEARTDTAMSELVPEPRPKPAVPMKPVSINSNLLGYIGIDTIIEQMRKKTMKTGFDFNIMVVGQSGLGKSTLVNTLFKSQVSRKASSWNREEKIPKTVEIKAIGHVIEEGGVKMKLTVIDTPGFGDQINNENCWEPIEKYINEQYEKFLKEEVNIARKKRIPDTRVHCCLYFISPTGHSLRPLDLEFMKHLSKVVNIIPVIAKADTMTLEEKSEFKQRVRKELEVNGIEFYPQKEFDEDLEDKTENDKIRQESMPFAVVGSDKEYQVNGKRVLGRKTPWGIIEVENLNHCEFALLRDFVIRTHLQDLKEVTHNIHYETYRAKRLNDNGGLPPGEGLLVTALPPVPATPCPTAE
- the Septin3 gene encoding neuronal-specific septin-3 isoform X1 → MDHDFAPPPPEMQPHRAPGPRSFSRGHMLGRHTHQKLTRDVSPLIPVIKKTVHLNAFPQGNVLQTFSQPSLRSKAWSMSQQGSIGPLGSLPPNSFMPRKLSSISLTIRQNVQAQPLDAPLSHWEELSNLGKEVLTHGEGRPSTSRSPSMAPVPRDRTSSEGHGNPDLTKANRTPSGDKPLVSSHLTLPFQSQHTQSSGPVAQVQTRTSPGRGKSKPRGIPRSRAYLQRATPSPSTNLSAVGTKLDIARNLGTMVINRPELAINMSTPNPSRMVRDTELPKMGMTVDLPIASKAGKVTDSVITGPPKLGTAMNLAGAGTTKPGQVLNLVTADSDKLENVMVMTTEDSAMALEIPDQTDLGITRLDTAMALAGVNIAKLDTTADSSVLDTSRLETAMDSVVLVCPVTGETKLDIVNHLTIADAATYSLMPSRSTDSGQDYAAVDAATDSATEPTLLELAREPKGLPEARTDTAMSELVPEPRPKPAVPMKPVSINSNLLGYIGIDTIIEQMRKKTMKTGFDFNIMVVGQSGLGKSTLVNTLFKSQVSRKASSWNREEKIPKTVEIKAIGHVIEEGGVKMKLTVIDTPGFGDQINNENCWEPIEKYINEQYEKFLKEEVNIARKKRIPDTRVHCCLYFISPTGHSLRPLDLEFMKHLSKVVNIIPVIAKADTMTLEEKSEFKQRVRKELEVNGIEFYPQKEFDEDLEDKTENDKIRQESMPFAVVGSDKEYQVNGKRVLGRKTPWGIIEVENLNHCEFALLRDFVIRTHLQDLKEVTHNIHYETYRAKRLNDNGGLPPNKKLCASLKRSGEGFILKCWEQGEGLLVTALPPVPATPCPTAE
- the Septin3 gene encoding neuronal-specific septin-3 isoform X3, which encodes MDHDFAPPPPEMQPHRAPGPRSFSRGHMLGRHTHQKLTRDVSPLIPVIKKTVHLNAFPQGNVLQTFSQPSLRSKAWSMSQQGSIGPLGSLPPNSFMPRKLSSISLTIRQNVQAQPLDAPLSHWEELSNLGKEVLTHGEGRPSTSRSPSMAPVPRDRTSSEGHGNPDLTKANRTPSGDKPLVSSHLTLPFQSQHTQSSGPVAQVQTRTSPGRGKSKPRGIPRSRAYLQRATPSPSTNLSAVGTKLDIARNLGTMVINRPELAINMSTPNPSRMVRDTELPKMGMTVDLPIASKAGKVTDSVITGPPKLGTAMNLAGAGTTKPGQVLNLVTADSDKLENVMVMTTEDSAMALEIPDQTDLGITRLDTAMALAGVNIAKLDTTADSSVLDTSRLETAMDSVVLVCPVTGETKLDIVNHLTIADAATYSLMPSRSTDSGQDYAAVDAATDSATEPTLLELAREPKGQSGLGKSTLVNTLFKSQVSRKASSWNREEKIPKTVEIKAIGHVIEEGGVKMKLTVIDTPGFGDQINNENCWEPIEKYINEQYEKFLKEEVNIARKKRIPDTRVHCCLYFISPTGHSLRPLDLEFMKHLSKVVNIIPVIAKADTMTLEEKSEFKQRVRKELEVNGIEFYPQKEFDEDLEDKTENDKIRQESMPFAVVGSDKEYQVNGKRVLGRKTPWGIIEVENLNHCEFALLRDFVIRTHLQDLKEVTHNIHYETYRAKRLNDNGGLPPGEGLLVTALPPVPATPCPTAE
- the Septin3 gene encoding neuronal-specific septin-3 isoform X4; the protein is MDHDFAPPPPEMQPHRAPGPRSFSRGHMLGRHTHQKLTRDVSPLIPVIKKTVHLNAFPQGNVLQTFSQPSLRSKAWSMSQQGSIGPLGSLPPNSFMPRKLSSISLTIRQNVQAQPLDAPLSHWEELSNLGKEVLTHGEGRPSTSRSPSMAPVPRDRTSSEGHGNPDLTKANRTPSGDKPLVSSHLTLPFQSQHTQSSGPVAQVQTRTSPGRGKSKPRGIPRSRAYLQRATPSPSTNLSAVGTKLDIARNLGTMVINRPELAINMSTPNPSRMVRDTELPKMGMTVDLPIASKAGKVTDSVITGPPKLGTAMNLAGAGTTKPGQVLNLVTADSDKLENVMVMTTEDSAMALEIPDQTDLGITRLDTAMALAGVNIAKLDTTADSSVLDTSRLETAMDSVVLVCPVTGETKLDIVNHLTIADAATYSLMPSRSTDSGQDYAAVDAATDSATEPTLLELAREPKVIEEGGVKMKLTVIDTPGFGDQINNENCWEPIEKYINEQYEKFLKEEVNIARKKRIPDTRVHCCLYFISPTGHSLRPLDLEFMKHLSKVVNIIPVIAKADTMTLEEKSEFKQRVRKELEVNGIEFYPQKEFDEDLEDKTENDKIRQESMPFAVVGSDKEYQVNGKRVLGRKTPWGIIEVENLNHCEFALLRDFVIRTHLQDLKEVTHNIHYETYRAKRLNDNGGLPPGEGLLVTALPPVPATPCPTAE